From a region of the Salinispira pacifica genome:
- a CDS encoding ABC transporter permease subunit — protein MKLNRGRGILNPTIPLGISTLIIVLLITLGTDQPGQAMYAFFLAPFTNSYYGSSLLSLSSLLLLSGLGVSIAFSSGSFNLGGEGQSYAGGLAAALILLYATGSPALSPLVLLLALAAAVLVSAALGWISGVLKTRLNIEPLISSFLLSSALIPFLDGLIIGPLRDQQSNLLSMPALAESYRLPALDALPRLHGEFPSQLPFGWRLCSGFAEAGWDSSLK, from the coding sequence TTGAAGCTGAATAGAGGCAGGGGAATACTGAACCCAACCATTCCGTTGGGCATCTCCACACTGATTATTGTACTTCTCATAACTCTGGGTACCGATCAGCCTGGACAGGCCATGTATGCGTTTTTTCTTGCTCCATTCACCAACTCGTATTACGGAAGTTCCCTGCTGTCCCTCTCTTCCCTTCTGTTGCTCAGCGGATTAGGGGTAAGCATTGCCTTTTCATCGGGATCCTTCAATCTTGGAGGAGAGGGGCAGAGCTATGCAGGGGGGCTTGCGGCGGCGCTCATACTGCTGTATGCAACCGGTTCCCCCGCCTTGAGCCCCCTTGTGCTCCTTCTGGCACTGGCTGCAGCCGTGCTGGTATCAGCCGCCCTTGGCTGGATATCCGGCGTACTGAAAACACGGTTGAACATAGAACCTCTTATCAGCAGCTTCCTTCTCTCTTCAGCATTGATTCCCTTTCTTGACGGCCTGATCATCGGTCCACTGAGGGATCAACAAAGCAATCTGTTGAGTATGCCGGCTCTGGCGGAAAGTTACCGCCTGCCGGCCCTGGATGCCCTCCCCAGGCTTCATGGGGAATTCCCGTCGCAATTGCCATTTGGCTGGCGGTTGTGTTCTGGTTTCGCCGAAGCAGGCTGGGATTCGAGTTTAAAGTAA
- a CDS encoding ATP-binding cassette domain-containing protein, with amino-acid sequence MEDRTPLLSISNLSFSYFPGAKRVLSNINLDLFPGELHLLIGENGAGKSTLASCIAGNRKPGSGRISGSPSTRLLSQHLISIPETTFQEYLWLIFTQGSGRLPHWSTPGSRKRKLSSILEEALGEFFNPESLDEQVALTSSNLQHLYAAILLLNRTDARMVILDEPTAVLSEQEAGILYENITRKTRSGLHVTVITHRLDEALPFSDRYTVIRNGRIAAGSTNTAADQKDVIHRAMFGGGNSHQVPREIPASDHRSFAALRDCGEPQGNGEPQRDGQTLGDGTPLFSLHNVHADFPDLCPLQDVSFSLEPGEVLSITGIRDEGLEQLERLLSGRFGRLKGSVGYMGKALSLKNMSDMRKRGIRFVPSQRNRFGLARSLRGFENIGIHMIREQNIPWKHLKREILKVFDTSGLDLLRPSGEYSGGMVQRMILHRELFSPLSRHPALFILADPSWGLDAQRREKLYDDIRSCVQSNAAALVISSELTEAIALGDRVAIIHEGKIRFPDPEAYADLQLMERYFLGQMPEGNEPGMQGSGEQSSPGIHDDGGCVEAE; translated from the coding sequence TTGGAAGACCGCACCCCGCTGCTCAGTATTAGCAATCTCAGCTTCTCCTATTTTCCCGGAGCAAAGCGGGTACTTTCAAATATTAATCTGGATCTGTTCCCCGGTGAACTTCATTTGCTCATCGGGGAAAACGGAGCCGGAAAAAGCACTCTGGCCTCATGCATTGCCGGAAACAGAAAGCCGGGGTCGGGCAGAATTTCCGGCAGTCCCTCTACCCGGCTTCTCAGCCAGCATCTTATATCAATTCCCGAGACCACATTTCAGGAATACCTGTGGCTGATCTTCACCCAAGGCTCCGGGAGGCTGCCCCACTGGAGCACTCCGGGGTCACGGAAACGCAAACTCAGTTCAATTCTTGAAGAGGCTCTGGGAGAATTTTTCAACCCCGAATCCCTGGACGAACAGGTTGCGCTCACAAGCAGCAACCTGCAGCATCTGTATGCAGCAATTCTGCTTTTGAACCGCACAGACGCCCGGATGGTAATTCTGGATGAACCTACAGCGGTATTATCTGAACAGGAAGCCGGCATTCTCTATGAAAACATCACCCGGAAAACCCGCAGCGGTCTCCACGTAACGGTAATTACCCATCGTCTGGATGAAGCACTGCCGTTTTCCGACCGATACACGGTTATTCGCAACGGCAGGATCGCTGCAGGTTCAACCAACACTGCAGCTGATCAGAAAGATGTCATTCACCGGGCGATGTTCGGCGGAGGAAATTCACATCAGGTCCCCCGGGAGATCCCGGCATCAGATCATCGGTCCTTCGCTGCCCTGCGGGACTGCGGAGAACCCCAGGGAAATGGAGAACCCCAGAGAGATGGACAAACCCTGGGAGATGGAACTCCCCTCTTCAGTCTCCATAACGTGCATGCGGATTTTCCCGACCTCTGTCCTCTCCAGGATGTATCGTTTTCCCTGGAACCCGGAGAGGTTCTTTCAATCACCGGAATCCGGGATGAAGGTCTTGAGCAGCTTGAACGCCTGCTCAGCGGACGTTTCGGACGGCTCAAAGGATCTGTGGGGTATATGGGAAAAGCCCTCTCCCTGAAAAACATGAGCGATATGCGAAAACGAGGCATACGTTTTGTTCCAAGTCAGCGGAATCGTTTCGGCCTGGCCCGGAGCTTGCGGGGATTTGAAAATATCGGAATACATATGATCCGCGAGCAGAACATTCCATGGAAACATCTGAAACGGGAGATTCTGAAAGTATTTGATACATCCGGCCTGGACCTATTGCGTCCAAGCGGTGAATACTCCGGAGGAATGGTTCAGCGGATGATACTTCACCGGGAGCTGTTTTCTCCCCTCTCCCGGCATCCGGCTTTATTTATCCTTGCAGACCCCAGCTGGGGGCTGGATGCTCAGCGCAGAGAGAAACTCTATGATGATATTAGAAGCTGCGTACAATCCAACGCCGCAGCACTGGTGATCAGCAGTGAGCTGACCGAAGCCATTGCACTTGGGGACCGGGTCGCCATTATTCATGAGGGAAAAATCCGATTTCCGGATCCTGAGGCGTACGCCGATCTTCAACTGATGGAACGGTATTTTCTGGGGCAGATGCCTGAAGGCAATGAACCCGGCATGCAGGGATCGGGAGAACAATCCTCCCCGGGAATTCATGATGACGGAGGCTGCGTTGAAGCTGAATAG
- a CDS encoding BMP family ABC transporter substrate-binding protein, protein MTSIGKSAQRKNINPIRMIVLAAAMMLFTAAGLWAGGNGEAASENFTIAVFIPGQIQGSPTYELLARGVQQAADEANDSMDNAEAVSVKVFEAGYNQAEWGEKLRNLTATGSYDLIVSSNPSIPDLISNIEPLFPEQKYLVMDAENSGQEYTAAVMLNQYEQAYLSGYFAGLVSAHDSLEGANSQLKVGLLAGQEYPVMNNEIQPGYIQGARDAASPELEVDIRVLGNWYDAEKARELADSMIRGGVDVILTIAGSGNQGVVSAAEAAGTYVLWYDSPGYEYAPGTVLGSSMVNIDELTREMVGRAIRRELKYGETRYVGISEAAVDYARDYDEYREFVPEDIRRRMDELIDGIADGSIQIR, encoded by the coding sequence ATGACGAGTATTGGCAAATCCGCTCAGAGAAAGAATATAAACCCCATCAGAATGATTGTTCTGGCCGCCGCTATGATGTTATTCACCGCTGCCGGATTATGGGCAGGGGGAAACGGAGAAGCTGCTTCAGAAAACTTCACAATTGCAGTGTTCATACCCGGACAAATTCAGGGAAGCCCCACATATGAACTGCTTGCCCGGGGCGTTCAGCAGGCCGCCGATGAGGCCAATGATTCCATGGATAATGCTGAAGCCGTTTCGGTGAAGGTTTTTGAAGCAGGATACAACCAGGCTGAATGGGGTGAAAAACTGCGGAACCTCACTGCAACAGGTTCCTATGACCTTATCGTCAGCTCCAATCCTTCCATTCCCGACCTGATCAGCAACATTGAACCGCTTTTTCCAGAACAGAAATATCTGGTAATGGATGCAGAAAACAGCGGTCAGGAATACACCGCAGCGGTCATGCTGAATCAGTATGAACAGGCATATCTTTCAGGATATTTTGCAGGCCTGGTGTCCGCCCATGATTCCCTGGAAGGCGCAAATAGCCAACTCAAGGTGGGCCTGCTCGCAGGGCAGGAATATCCAGTAATGAATAATGAAATTCAGCCCGGATATATTCAGGGTGCCAGAGACGCAGCCTCACCGGAACTGGAAGTTGATATCCGTGTTCTGGGAAACTGGTATGATGCAGAAAAGGCCAGGGAACTGGCGGATTCCATGATACGCGGCGGCGTAGACGTGATCCTCACAATTGCCGGAAGCGGAAATCAGGGTGTTGTTTCCGCAGCTGAGGCTGCCGGCACCTATGTTCTCTGGTATGATTCTCCGGGATACGAATATGCACCGGGTACTGTGCTTGGCTCCAGCATGGTAAACATTGATGAGCTCACCCGTGAAATGGTAGGCAGAGCCATTCGCCGAGAACTGAAATACGGAGAAACACGGTATGTGGGCATCAGTGAAGCTGCGGTGGATTACGCCCGGGATTACGACGAATACCGTGAATTTGTCCCCGAAGATATACGCCGCCGGATGGATGAACTGATTGACGGCATCGCCGACGGCAGCATTCAGATCCGGTAA